TAGTGTCATTTAAGATGAGGAGTGAATATGTGAGCCTCCTTTGACATATTTACTGTCTTTGTGCAGTTTTCCACTGTTAAATATGTCAAGtaatttgaaatatttaaaagtacTGGTTGGTGTTTGAGACGTGGAAGCCAAGCGTCATTGTGTCAAAATGTTGATTGATGTTTTATCATCAACACTGACGCTCTTCATAAAAGCTCCCATTGAAGAACCAAACGACACTCCTCAGTTCTGAAGGCGGAGATACAATAACCTTTGTTATTTCATAATTGGAGTTCAAGCTTTCCGTCTCAGACCTGAAGCCTGCGCCATCCTCAACAGCTGAGTGGACCCCTCCCAATGTGCTGCAGCGTGCCAAAAGCTGGCAGCATACCTTAGGTTGCTAAAATGTGACGCAGCATAAATGAGCTTTGATGTTTCATGACGTGTAAATTTGAGGGTTTGTTTTggaatgtttttagtttttttttgtgtgtgtgtgtaaagtcaTAATGTTAGGTTTAATCAGTAAAAGATGATAAACAATAAATGGTttaatatcatctaatttctttgtACTTGTGCTACTCCTTAGGTTGCCCGACAGCAGCAGCGACAAAGACAATTCCCACACTCGCTTCCCACAGCCTTCCCGTCGTCCATCGTCACGTCACGGTGACACTCTGTCAGAAACTCCCTCCTCCGCTCCTCTGTCTCAGCGTAGGTTTGACGACGTCGAGCTCTCTCCGGTCCCCGCGACCTCTGCCGTCTTCCCGTCGGGTCTGAGAGAAGCAGGAGAAGGACAGGGGTGGGAGCACAACCAATGGCAGGAGGAGAagagctcgagcagccaatggGAAGCCGTGCTCTCCAGGAAGGGTGTGAGCGGCATGGGATCCAACAGGCTGCACCTGGAAGACGAAATTGAGCAGAAGTGGACTGAGTTCGAGCGCATGCCTCTAAAGGAGATGGGCTCGTTACCGTCAGCGGGGCTGAGATCTCCGGGACTGTCAGCCAATGAGGCGCTGCAGAGGGAGGTAGTGCGTGGAgttgatttttttccaatttgcaAACTAATTCAGTGGCAAATTAATCCTTCATCTGCCCAGATGAAGCAAAACTCTTCAATTTCTGCTGTTTAACACTATTCACTGCATCTTAACTCACAACTGCTGCTCGTAGTGTTTTCCATCacaacaaatgaatgaaaatggaaaatgcTCTAATGCTAGCAGTCTGTTCAGGCTTTGTGTGCAGTGCTTTTTTGTGTGactttgatgtgtttttctttttactgcTTACTTTTTATCTAACAATTATTTAACCCTGAGAAACTCATTGACGAAGAATATATTATTTTCAAGACTATCCCGGCCAAAACAGAAAGTAAGGCTGTGTTCTaaatggcatactaacgtactactcatactctgtaatgcgttcacattagatagtataaaaagattaagtatgcgagaaataccctgatatataatatatggggacatttttttaagtatgcacgttgggcacactagtcatactcaaccgccccatgatgcattgcgaacggaatgtaaaattgtcctgggactggcttcaagctaaaagtcaaacattcccttttcaaaacaaaagcatctcttcttgtcttccattagttttttgaCGCTCTtataaataaggctcttgttttgtcagtagcacaatggctggtgtccaaaaatctccaaaatattggtatgaaatgtgtttttttgtgagttttatggatcaaatgtccacatgttgattttctacttgatcactttctcgcttaaaatgctttcagaactttcaaaggtggagaatcaacggctatatttagcttcagtgtgcttcaggtgtTTGTTgtcgtaggtttgaaatgcatcttgggaaacttggaagtatacttcagtggttaacggtcatcatcctaatcctcctcaccatttttttttctttttcttttgtctgcacatgctgtcgaaggtcaacactatatatgtagtgcaatctttttgcgacagcaatgcatgttttattattgcataattgtgaccatcaccagccctcccaaaGGAAGGGTAcgaaaaactttattagagggaggatataaaaagagagggcagtgttacatctaggtgagggggaagggaacagggaagagtgAGTCAGGATGAGACAATGAAAGGGGTGCGGTAGAGTCGACTATTTTAAGGTGGGAGTGCAAAGTATAtaatgttatagttgtgcatattgtgtaaTGTAGTCAGTTAAGCTAGTCTGGTGACTTCTAACCACActtatagtgtatagtagactgtatatattcattgagtgtgtagtgtatagcacgttagtatgtgatttcgaGTCTTGTAGCaacaataattattttctttaaaatttaTTTAAGAGCAACCAGGTGGAGGAAAACCATCTAAACGGTGGCTGCCATTATGCTCAAGtcatagaccctaaaaaactgTTTCTCAGGGTTTTATCAGACAGCTTTGTGGGCTTTCTGCAGCCTATTGGACATCAGCATGGTCACATCTGTTCTATCATTCAGTGAGCTTTACCTCCACCTTTGTCTTTTCTCAGGTGGCGTCACTGAGGCAGCAGTTGGAGAATTTACaacagggaggaggaggaggtggtggaggaggaggaggaggaggagtcagtGATGGCGTGAACTGTGGACCAAAGGCCCCCTGCAGCCGCAGCCTGCTGACCATGGAGCGCGCTCACCGGCAGGCGCTGGAGGAGCTGCTGCGGCAGCACGAGCGTCAGATGAAGGATTTGGAGGCGAAGAAGGACAGGCTGCTGCTGGAGGAGACCCAGGACACAGCtagaggtcacacacacacacacacacacacacacacacactagtgcaCCAGAAATTCTGCTTTAGCATTCCTGTTTAACACAACATTTCTTACGTGCATTTGACATCATTCGGTTTGCTTataattagggatgcaccgaaatgaaaattttggGTCGAAAACCAAAACACTGAAAGAAATTGTTTGGCAAATGAGTAATTCCATTGTGTTTATGGCTGTGAATGTGTACTagccactaaaattaaaatattgcagTTGCATAAAttgatattaatgcttcaaaacataaatcaattaaaaatatgaaaatatttattttgcacgaacattccaacaatgcacaatataaaataaacaaaataaaatgctcaacttgaccccactcatacattaaataatattgtacaggcctataagtgactgggctgctgaaaaAGAGTGAAATCTGTCTCATTAaaacaaagtgcattgaagtcACAGAGCGTGTGCATCTGTGTGCTTTAATTGTGGCCTGCATCATTGATTGTGCACGCTGGTTAAATCCCATCCAATTAATAATCTTTATAACAAGTACAGTCGTGCTGTAGTAAAGAGGATCTCTAGCTgggttttcattacagatttttgcaaaataaaagtgatatttctaaatgtcgacaaagtataattgcactttgaacttGCTTCCATTgtaggttgttttgggcaggagcctcgtaactcccgtgaaatctcatcccacgagacttcgctgcaggaagatgaatgctccaaacctccttataataTTCtctattcctttgttgtttcacatctaatgcggcagtaataattttaaagtctaatgctaagaaatgtacctcaagtcatgtgaccatgtacgtcacgttctgtggtgtgtatttgaggaaaaagtgtttccatagcgcttttgcgacacatttcaatattgaaacggtTGAAATTCCTCCTTattaaagcgtaaaaacttttgagcgatatttgagtgttttttcaaaatgcaGGTGTTTCCATCATCAGTTtatattgcgctatttagattttgcgcatttccaagggtaatgaaaaCAGCTTCTGTCACGTGCGCTGACCAACTGAAACCAGATTCTTCTGCTGATTCGCACATGCTTCAGGCTGCAGTGTGGTCTGAGTTGACGGAGGGCTACACATAACTACACAGACACTTAAAACACACGTACGTGCCGCGTCAACTCTGCTCAGAAGACgatttagtgctcagatgtattgaaatacagaCGCTCTGTGAGTCCACAGATAAGAGCGCACGCTCACCGCTCacgtcatcacaacatcctgtttcagttggcttttttttgGTGAGAATTGTCTTTTGGCTGAAAATgtacttttgggccatttttggcCGAATATTTTTGGTGGCTaaaattttggtgcatccctatttAATAATCTATTAAACTGTGGCAATGTTTGTGTTTCAGTGATGGAGGCTCTGAGGAAGAAACACAAAGAGGAGCTTGAAAGAGAGGTGGATAAAGTGAAGAGGCTGAGCAGTGGAGTGATGGACTCACAGACACTGAGAGCGCAGCAAACGTAAGCACAGACGTCTGGGAAAGAAAACAAGAGTGTGTATCTTATAATCACACTGTTTATCCATACACAGGCTGCACTAAACACACTAAAGCTTGTTTTACCTTCCCTCTTCACAAAACCTTTCACTGTCAGTCAGCTCTGAGTCCCAACAGCACAGGCCGCCCTCTGTGGTCTGTGTGAATAGCTCTCTTGTGCTGCTAAGTGGGAGCATGCAGCTCACAGAAAGGATTTCTGTGGAATCAAAAGGTTGAATTTGCAAACCTCGGTCCAATCCAGGGCTGGTTGTTGAAGGGCAGCATCACCACAGCAGCCGCTGATCCCTGTCAGGAACTTTAGGAATGTCAGAAGTCAGTCATGGATTAGTTTTCTTTTGTAAACTCTCACAGGATGTAGGACACAGACGGTCTCGGCTGCTGTATTGGTGCTGCCTGCTCTGGTTTCTCACCGTGTATTTCTCATTGTGGTGGACAATAAAAAACCCTGTCATTATGCACCAGTTACCATGAATCAGCATCTAATCCCTAAAGATTGTAACAGTCAATCGACTGATTGCCTTATGAATCATTGGATTAAGAAATGACTCTAAACTCTTTTActacataaaagaacaaaatgattttatattaggttgtttattattgtatttgagTGATTCACAGTTTTAAATTGTAGAAACTGAACCAAACCGAAGAAACGATGGTAAacgtaaattacattttttaggtGGTTGTACAGTAAATGCACTCTGCAGTGACGTCTGAGTACTTTCCCTTTAGCGCTTAGTCTAATCAAAGGAGGACGCAAAGGTGGAAGTGACAATTTTCAAAATAGAGATATCAGAACATTCATTAAAATGAAATGGAATTCAGTTTTTAAAACTTCTTTTTTCGTTGCGGCCCGATACCAAATGGTCCACAGACCGGTACTGGTCTGCAACCCCAGTGGTTTTAGACCACTGCTCTACCAGACACAcatgtgcacgcacacacaaacacacactaaatcacCCTCATGCACACACTCAAGAAAGGCATTTAGTGTCATATGTAGGAAAACAATAAATCCTTTGCATTGACATTCTCTTTAGCTTTCCTCAATAAtttcccaaaattaaataaagtgtaaataatgagagtacaatcattttttaactaagcataaaaatataaattattaatatacaagacaaaacatacacacacacacatatacagaatATGTAATAATGCAGTTGTGGAAATGAGGTGTGCAGTTTTCTGTCATTGCAGGATGTATTTGGACGTCctcatacacacatacagatgttACACGAAATATTAATAAGTAACTCTaacaccaatttttttttacatgttgaaACTCGTCAGTTGGCCAGAAAAGTATGAAAAACTCCTGATTTTGGTTAAATTTTTGCACGTCTTTATAAAGCTTAGCTTTGTTATTTTATAGATCTGCATGAAGAAGCTCAATTTCATAGTACACAGCTGAGTTTGTCCTACTGAAAATACTTTTCCAAGGTTCCAGCCAGCATGCACAATAGTTGACCTACAATGTTgtgattctttctttttttttttacatttttttaagggTGATTGAGCAGCAAATAATGGAATCAGTGCCATTATTCTGTGAAGAAATGTTCTGCTGAACATCCTCTTTGCTCTCTATGTTAACTCACTGTGTTCTAGTGCAGGCCGGGTTCTCAAGCTTTTTGACCTCGGGACCCAATTTTCCGAATACAAAGTGGCCCGGGGCTCAtttaaatattaacactttCATTTCAATTGATCCGAGTCTTGTTGTGATATGTATTCAATAACTAAATCAAGTCCACTTACAGTTTAACAAGCTAAAACCTTTGTAAAAGAAATGATATAATACACTGTGATCATCTCAAAGACATTTCTTTTTATTGAATATGTAAacctgcacatacaacaacactGAACAGGTCAGCAATTGGAACAAATCAAGTTGCTACGAGAACAAATATAAAGGATCACGTCAatattattaacaaaaaaaatcagaaatccAAAAATAATTTGATTTAGATACTCGAAAAATTCTGATAAATCAAATGAtttggtaataaaataaatacatcgaattcaataaataaactgtaaatagaatttaaataaagtgcaattaaaaatattaacttaTTAGGAATTTGACAGTTAAATTTTGAAGGCTTCAGTGCTTTGTTGGCTAGCGTTATCCTACACTCAATACACTGGACTCTCAGCTCTGCCTTACTTTCTCTGTTTACAAAGCCAAATTTAATGAAGTCAGGGTTGTACTTGCGGAGTTGGTGGCATCACTTTCATCTTCACTTTTACGTTTTAAAAACTTTTCCATAACTTCAGCCAAAAGTTTGCAcctgtctgctgctgctgctgcttattGGAGCGCGTTCAAAAACTGAATGACGCATCACTGCCACCAAGTGGTGGAAAGCTGCATTGCGGTCCCGCGGCCCTCGAGGC
The Gouania willdenowi chromosome 8, fGouWil2.1, whole genome shotgun sequence genome window above contains:
- the triobpb gene encoding TRIO and F-actin binding protein b isoform X3 — translated: MTGLPDSSSDKDNSHTRFPQPSRRPSSRHGDTLSETPSSAPLSQRRFDDVELSPVPATSAVFPSGLREAGEGQGWEHNQWQEEKSSSSQWEAVLSRKGVSGMGSNRLHLEDEIEQKWTEFERMPLKEMGSLPSAGLRSPGLSANEALQREVASLRQQLENLQQGGGGGGGGGGGGGVSDGVNCGPKAPCSRSLLTMERAHRQALEELLRQHERQMKDLEAKKDRLLLEETQDTARVMEALRKKHKEELEREVDKVKRLSSGVMDSQTLRAQQTAETRALQRELTGLSERYSQKCLELNRAEKNNAERERAISCKERDMEQLRKENQDLKARLKQEIIRMQTSITEDRDGVSCELKILLRMKDNEIEYLHKEINCLRNELQFLTMEKQLACERFTEVHGELSGMKGRHEREIQSLKEHLRLAMAALQEGQKLGNSLDH